Proteins encoded within one genomic window of Lynx canadensis isolate LIC74 chromosome B4, mLynCan4.pri.v2, whole genome shotgun sequence:
- the MAFF gene encoding transcription factor MafF codes for MSVDPLSSKALKIKRELSENTPHLSDEALMGLSVRELNRHLRGLSAEEVTRLKQRRRTLKNRGYAASCRVKRVCQKEELQKQKSELEREVDKLARENAAMRLELDALRGKCEALQGFARSVAATRGPAALVAPASVITIVKSAPGPGPAPAPAPGPAPAACS; via the exons ATGTCTGTGGACCCCTTATCCAGCAAAGCCCTGAAG ATCAAGCGTGAGCTGAGCGAGAACACGCCGCACCTGTCAGACGAGGCCCTGATGGGGCTGTCGGTGCGCGAGCTGAACCGGCACCTGCGCGGGCTCTCGGCCGAGGAGGTGACGCGGCTCAAGCAGCGACGTCGCACGCTCAAGAACCGCGGCTACGCGGCCAGCTGCCGCGTGAAGCGCGTGTGCCAGAAGGAGGAGCTGCAGAAGCAGAAGTCGGAGCTGGAGCGCGAGGTGGACAAGCTGGCGCGCGAGAACGCGGCCATGCGCCTGGAGCTCGACGCGCTGCGCGGCAAGTGCGAGGCGCTGCAGGGCTTCGCGCGCTCGGTGGCCGCCACCCGCGGCCCGGCCGCGCTCGTGGCGCCAGCCAGCGTCATCACCATCGTCAAGTCGGCCCCcggcccgggccccgcccccgcccccgcccccggccccgcccccgccgcctgCTCCTAG
- the TMEM184B gene encoding transmembrane protein 184B isoform X2, whose protein sequence is MLHRSPKASSSLPARVSLRDPLLPGTMTVRGAALAPDPASPTTVAASPSVSVTPEGSPTAMEQPVFLMTTAAQAISGFFVWTALLITCHQIYMHLRCYSCPNEQRYIVRILFIVPIYAFDSWLSLLFFTNDQYYVYFGTVRDCYEALVIYNFLSLCYEYLGGESSIMSEIRGKPIESSCVYGTCCLWGKTYSIGFLRFCKQATLQFCVVKPLMAVSTVVLQAFGKYRDGDFDVTSGYLYVTIIYNISVSLALYALFLFYFATRDLLSPYSPVLKFFMVKSVIFLSFWQGMLLAILEKCGAIPKIHSARVSVGEGTVAAGYQDFIICVEMFFAALALRHAFTYKVYADKRLDAQVPTYGPYGRCAPMKSISSSLKETMNPHDIVQDAIHNFSPAYQQYTQQSTLEPGPAWRGGAHGLSRSHSLSGARDNEKTLLLSSDDEF, encoded by the exons ATGTTACACAGAAGCCCAAAG GCCAGCTCCTCGCTTCCTGCAAGAGTTTCTCTCAGGGACCCCCTGCTGCCAGGCACCATGACGGTGAGGGGGGCCGCACTGGCCCCGGATCCAGCGTCGCCCACGACCGTGGCAGCCTCGCCCAGTGTCTCTGTGACCCCTGAGGGCAGCCCCACGGCCATGGAGCAGCCTGTGTTCCTGATGACAACTGCCGCGCAGGCCATCTCTGGCTTCTTCGTCTGGACGGCCCTGCTCATCACCTGCCACCAG ATCTACATGCACCTGCGCTGCTACAGCTGCCCCAACGAGCAGCGCTACATCGTCCGCATCCTGTTCATCGTGCCCATCTACGCCTTCGACTCCTGGCTCAGCCTTCTCTTCTTCACCAACGACCAGTACTACGTGTACTTCGGCACCGTGCGGGACTGCTACGAGG CCTTGGTCATCTATAATTTCCTGAGCCTGTGCTATGAGTACCTCGGGGGAGAAAGTTCCATCATGTCAGAGATCAGAGGGAAGCCCATCGA GTCCAGCTGTGTGTATGGCACATGCTGCCTCTGGGGAAAGACTTACTCCATCGGATTCCTGCGGTTCTGCAAGCAG GCCACCCTGCAGTTCTGTGTGGTGAAGCCACTCATGGCTGTCAGCACCGTGGTCCTCCAGGCCTTCGGCAAGTACCGGGATGGTGACTTTGA TGTCACCAGCGGCTACCTCTACGTGACCATCATCTACAACATCTCCGTCAGCCTAGCTCTCTACGccctcttcctcttctactttgcCACCCGGGACCTGCTTAGCCCCTACAGCCCTGTCCTCAAGTTCTTCATGGTCAAGTCCgtcatctttctctccttctggcaAG GCATGCTCCTGGCCATCCTAGAGAAGTGTGGGGCCATCCCCAAGATCCACTCGGCCCGCGTGTCTGTGGGCGAGGGCACCGTGGCCGCCGGCTACCAGGATTTCATCATCTGTGTGGAGATGTTCTTTGCGGCTCTCGCCCTGCGGCACGCCTTCACCTACAAGGTCTATGCTGACAAGAGGCTGGATGCGCAAG TACCAACATACGGCCCTTACG GCCGCTGCGCCCCCATGAAGAGCATCTCTAGCAGCCTCAAGGAGACCATGAACCCGCACGACATCGTGCAGGACGCCATCCACAACTTCTCGCCGGCCTACCAGCAGTACACCCAGCAGTCCACCCTGGAGCCCGGGCCCGCCTGGCGCGGCGGCGCCCACGGCCTCTCCCGCTCCCACAGCCTCAGTGGCGCCCGCGACAACGAGAAGACTCTCCTGCTTAGCTCTGACGACGAGTTCTAG
- the TMEM184B gene encoding transmembrane protein 184B isoform X3 has product MTVRGAALAPDPASPTTVAASPSVSVTPEGSPTAMEQPVFLMTTAAQAISGFFVWTALLITCHQIYMHLRCYSCPNEQRYIVRILFIVPIYAFDSWLSLLFFTNDQYYVYFGTVRDCYEALVIYNFLSLCYEYLGGESSIMSEIRGKPIESSCVYGTCCLWGKTYSIGFLRFCKQATLQFCVVKPLMAVSTVVLQAFGKYRDGDFDVTSGYLYVTIIYNISVSLALYALFLFYFATRDLLSPYSPVLKFFMVKSVIFLSFWQGMLLAILEKCGAIPKIHSARVSVGEGTVAAGYQDFIICVEMFFAALALRHAFTYKVYADKRLDAQVPTYGPYGRCAPMKSISSSLKETMNPHDIVQDAIHNFSPAYQQYTQQSTLEPGPAWRGGAHGLSRSHSLSGARDNEKTLLLSSDDEF; this is encoded by the exons ATGACGGTGAGGGGGGCCGCACTGGCCCCGGATCCAGCGTCGCCCACGACCGTGGCAGCCTCGCCCAGTGTCTCTGTGACCCCTGAGGGCAGCCCCACGGCCATGGAGCAGCCTGTGTTCCTGATGACAACTGCCGCGCAGGCCATCTCTGGCTTCTTCGTCTGGACGGCCCTGCTCATCACCTGCCACCAG ATCTACATGCACCTGCGCTGCTACAGCTGCCCCAACGAGCAGCGCTACATCGTCCGCATCCTGTTCATCGTGCCCATCTACGCCTTCGACTCCTGGCTCAGCCTTCTCTTCTTCACCAACGACCAGTACTACGTGTACTTCGGCACCGTGCGGGACTGCTACGAGG CCTTGGTCATCTATAATTTCCTGAGCCTGTGCTATGAGTACCTCGGGGGAGAAAGTTCCATCATGTCAGAGATCAGAGGGAAGCCCATCGA GTCCAGCTGTGTGTATGGCACATGCTGCCTCTGGGGAAAGACTTACTCCATCGGATTCCTGCGGTTCTGCAAGCAG GCCACCCTGCAGTTCTGTGTGGTGAAGCCACTCATGGCTGTCAGCACCGTGGTCCTCCAGGCCTTCGGCAAGTACCGGGATGGTGACTTTGA TGTCACCAGCGGCTACCTCTACGTGACCATCATCTACAACATCTCCGTCAGCCTAGCTCTCTACGccctcttcctcttctactttgcCACCCGGGACCTGCTTAGCCCCTACAGCCCTGTCCTCAAGTTCTTCATGGTCAAGTCCgtcatctttctctccttctggcaAG GCATGCTCCTGGCCATCCTAGAGAAGTGTGGGGCCATCCCCAAGATCCACTCGGCCCGCGTGTCTGTGGGCGAGGGCACCGTGGCCGCCGGCTACCAGGATTTCATCATCTGTGTGGAGATGTTCTTTGCGGCTCTCGCCCTGCGGCACGCCTTCACCTACAAGGTCTATGCTGACAAGAGGCTGGATGCGCAAG TACCAACATACGGCCCTTACG GCCGCTGCGCCCCCATGAAGAGCATCTCTAGCAGCCTCAAGGAGACCATGAACCCGCACGACATCGTGCAGGACGCCATCCACAACTTCTCGCCGGCCTACCAGCAGTACACCCAGCAGTCCACCCTGGAGCCCGGGCCCGCCTGGCGCGGCGGCGCCCACGGCCTCTCCCGCTCCCACAGCCTCAGTGGCGCCCGCGACAACGAGAAGACTCTCCTGCTTAGCTCTGACGACGAGTTCTAG
- the TMEM184B gene encoding transmembrane protein 184B isoform X1 has translation MTVRGAALAPDPASPTTVAASPSVSVTPEGSPTAMEQPVFLMTTAAQAISGFFVWTALLITCHQIYMHLRCYSCPNEQRYIVRILFIVPIYAFDSWLSLLFFTNDQYYVYFGTVRDCYEALVIYNFLSLCYEYLGGESSIMSEIRGKPIESSCVYGTCCLWGKTYSIGFLRFCKQATLQFCVVKPLMAVSTVVLQAFGKYRDGDFDVTSGYLYVTIIYNISVSLALYALFLFYFATRDLLSPYSPVLKFFMVKSVIFLSFWQGMLLAILEKCGAIPKIHSARVSVGEGTVAAGYQDFIICVEMFFAALALRHAFTYKVYADKRLDAQGRCAPMKSISSSLKETMNPHDIVQDAIHNFSPAYQQYTQQSTLEPGPAWRGGAHGLSRSHSLSGARDNEKTLLLSSDDEF, from the exons ATGACGGTGAGGGGGGCCGCACTGGCCCCGGATCCAGCGTCGCCCACGACCGTGGCAGCCTCGCCCAGTGTCTCTGTGACCCCTGAGGGCAGCCCCACGGCCATGGAGCAGCCTGTGTTCCTGATGACAACTGCCGCGCAGGCCATCTCTGGCTTCTTCGTCTGGACGGCCCTGCTCATCACCTGCCACCAG ATCTACATGCACCTGCGCTGCTACAGCTGCCCCAACGAGCAGCGCTACATCGTCCGCATCCTGTTCATCGTGCCCATCTACGCCTTCGACTCCTGGCTCAGCCTTCTCTTCTTCACCAACGACCAGTACTACGTGTACTTCGGCACCGTGCGGGACTGCTACGAGG CCTTGGTCATCTATAATTTCCTGAGCCTGTGCTATGAGTACCTCGGGGGAGAAAGTTCCATCATGTCAGAGATCAGAGGGAAGCCCATCGA GTCCAGCTGTGTGTATGGCACATGCTGCCTCTGGGGAAAGACTTACTCCATCGGATTCCTGCGGTTCTGCAAGCAG GCCACCCTGCAGTTCTGTGTGGTGAAGCCACTCATGGCTGTCAGCACCGTGGTCCTCCAGGCCTTCGGCAAGTACCGGGATGGTGACTTTGA TGTCACCAGCGGCTACCTCTACGTGACCATCATCTACAACATCTCCGTCAGCCTAGCTCTCTACGccctcttcctcttctactttgcCACCCGGGACCTGCTTAGCCCCTACAGCCCTGTCCTCAAGTTCTTCATGGTCAAGTCCgtcatctttctctccttctggcaAG GCATGCTCCTGGCCATCCTAGAGAAGTGTGGGGCCATCCCCAAGATCCACTCGGCCCGCGTGTCTGTGGGCGAGGGCACCGTGGCCGCCGGCTACCAGGATTTCATCATCTGTGTGGAGATGTTCTTTGCGGCTCTCGCCCTGCGGCACGCCTTCACCTACAAGGTCTATGCTGACAAGAGGCTGGATGCGCAAG GCCGCTGCGCCCCCATGAAGAGCATCTCTAGCAGCCTCAAGGAGACCATGAACCCGCACGACATCGTGCAGGACGCCATCCACAACTTCTCGCCGGCCTACCAGCAGTACACCCAGCAGTCCACCCTGGAGCCCGGGCCCGCCTGGCGCGGCGGCGCCCACGGCCTCTCCCGCTCCCACAGCCTCAGTGGCGCCCGCGACAACGAGAAGACTCTCCTGCTTAGCTCTGACGACGAGTTCTAG